One part of the Aricia agestis chromosome Z, ilAriAges1.1, whole genome shotgun sequence genome encodes these proteins:
- the LOC121738861 gene encoding uncharacterized protein LOC121738861: MSHPKNEGKQDSKNPDAAEKFIYTEDSVSSEGPSGRNNLKRIIRNDKYVPTNSKSSTISDRPTEMGSASDFNITKNTLHVVGSNPGEPKMSYQDPPYKTSKTTKNLHKVDKRKKDSNAGKMISYATVRGILKDERYSPECTGDSSFRGDEEYTESLQYAVTYEPHGLKSAEKNVSFDTQVHIFHFTGDLCVGQSVETLSKEVDQQERNSELRKTFMKYNEQWPKGGKRK, encoded by the exons atgtCACACCCAAAGAATGAAG GAAAACAAG ATTCAAAAAATCCTGATGCTGctgaaaagtttatttacacCG AAGACAGCGTTTCGAGCGAGGGCCCGTCCGGTAGAAATAATTTGAAGCGAATCATACGGAACGACAAATATGTGCCGACGAACAGCAAGTCGTCAACAATATCGGATCGTCCGACGGAAATGGGCAGCGCGTCCGACTTTAACATCACGAAAAACACTCTACACGTCGTCGGCAGCAACCCTGGTGAGCCGAAAATGTCGTACCAGGATCCGCCTTACAAAACTTCAAAGACG ACTAAAAATCTCCATAAAGTGGACAAGCGCAAGAAGGACAGCAATGCGGGTAAAATGATAAGCTACGCGACAGTACGCGGGATTCTGAAAGACGAGAGATATAGTCCAGAATGCACTGGCGACTCCAGTTTCCGTGGAGATGAGGAGTATACAG AAAGCTTGCAATATGCAGTGACTTACGAACCGCACGGTTTGAAGAGTGCCGAGAAAAATGTATCCTTCGACACGCAAGTCCACATTTTTCATTTCACCGGCGACCTTTGCGTCGGTCAGAGCGTGGAAACCTTGAGCAAGGAGGTAGACCAGCAAGAAAGGAACTCTGAACTACGGAAGACTTTCATGAAATACAACGAGCAATGGCCTAAAGGTGGGAAACGGAAGTAG
- the LOC121739240 gene encoding methyltransferase-like protein 22: MPEYTISSEIYEEYSYLTKIPPTIEGNVVSEFPFFLPKRGKKKFDRDGDLDINKQKEAIRIEHRPKTRIALVGLQVWRGAFLSGDLLITLGEAGKLKDKTVLELGAGTGLASIVASMYAKKVVCTDLETGGILDLIKLNVTNNEKFVKSDFQVMALDFMDRNWNESLSNAIIETDIIIAADVIYDDDVTEAFIYTIEKILNSKPPKTLYIILEKRYVFTVEHRDSVAPCYETFISLLDKVKHSNWLVQQMPINFVKYFTYYRVEEFVIWKISSVE, from the exons ATGCCGGAATATACTATTTCGTCTGAAATATATGAAGAGTACAGCTATCTAACGAAAATTCCACCAACTATTGAAGGaa atgttgTCTCAGAATTTCCTTTCTTCCTGCCCAAGCGTGGCAAAAAGAAGTTTGACAGGGATGGTGATCTggatataaataaacaaaaggaAGCTATCAGAATTG AGCACAGACCCAAAACCAGGATAGCTCTAGTGGGTCTTCAAGTATGGAGAGGGGCATTCCTTTCTGGAGACCTCTTAATCACCCTGGGTGAAGCGGGGAAGTTGAAAGACAAGACTGTTCTGGAGCTTGGTGCCGGTACTGGCTTAGCTAGCATAGTAGCTTCAATGTATGCTAAGAAAGTTGTCTGTACAG ATCTCGAAACTGGTGGTATACTAGACTTGATAAAGTTGAATGTGACGAATAATGAAAAGTTTGTTAAGTCAGATTTTCAAGTTATGGCCTTAGATTTTATGGACAGAAATTGGAATGAATCATTAAGTAATGCCATAATAGAAACGGATATTATCATAGCAGCTGATG TAATATACGACGATGACGTCACAGAAGCGTTTATTTACACAATAGAGAAAATTCTAAACTCAAAACCGCCAAAGACGTTGTACATAATTCTAGAGAAGAGATATGTCTTTACAGTAGAACACAGAGACTCCGTAGCGCCATGCTATGAGACATTTATATCTTTACTGGACAAAGTTAAGCACTCAAACTGGTTGGTGCAGCAAATGCCtataaactttgtaaaatacttCACATACTACAGAGTGGAGGAGTTTGTTATATGGAAAATATCTTCTGTGGAATAA